The following are encoded together in the Mycteria americana isolate JAX WOST 10 ecotype Jacksonville Zoo and Gardens chromosome 2, USCA_MyAme_1.0, whole genome shotgun sequence genome:
- the LOC142406152 gene encoding epidermal retinol dehydrogenase 2-like: MNFFLETCKVIGLLVYYLLESLVFLVVPRRKKNVSGEIVLITGAGNGVGRLLSLKFASLGATVVLWDINQEGLKETSRLARENGAVRVHCYICDCSKRQDVYRVADQVKKEVGDVSILVNNAGVVTGKRFIDSPDSLVEKTMEVNIMAHFWTYKAFLPAMIASNHGHLVSIASSAGLTGVNQLSDYCASKFAAVGFAESVDLEMRYLGKTGVKTTIVCPYIINTGMFDGCRAKWPSLLPTLEPEYVAEKIITAIRRDQEILLLPRSLYFLFALKNIVPVKVCALLAGYVGSLNMMDSFKGRAKKD; encoded by the exons ATGAACTTCTTCCTGGAAACATGCAAAGTCATTGGACTTCTTGTTTATTATCTTCTGGAGTCACTGGTGTTCTTGGTTGTGCCTAGACGGAAGAAGAATGTTAGTGGTGAGATAGTATTAATAACAGGAGCGGGAAATGGTGTTGGAAGACTCTTATCTTTAAAGTTTGCCAGCCTTGGAGCCACAGTGGTTCTCTGGGACATTAATCAAGAGGGGCTCAAGGAGACAAGTAGACTGGCCAGAGAAAATGGAGCAGTGAGAGTACACTGTTACATCTGTGACTGTAGCAAAAGGCAGGACGTCTACAGAGTAGCTGATCAG GTTAAAAAAGAAGTTGGTGATGTTAGCATCCTAGTCAACAATGCTGGTGTTGTAACTGGGAAGAGGTTTATTGATTCTCCAGATTCACTTGTGGAAAAAACCATGGAAGTGAACATAATGGCACACTTCTGG ACTTACAAAGCCTTCCTCCCAGCAATGATAGCCTCTAACCACGGACACTTGGTTAGTATTGCAAGCTCAGCAGGACTGACTGGAGTCAATCAACTTTCAG attACTGTGCAAGTAAATTTGCAGCAGTTGGTTTTGCAGAGTCAGTTGATTTAGAGATGAGATATCTGGGAAAGACTGGTGTTAAAACCACAATTGTGTGTCCTTACATCATAAACACAGGAATGTTTGATGGCTGCAGAGCCAA GTGGCCAAGTCTGCTTCCTACTCTGGAGCCAGAGTATGTGGCTGAGAAGATAATCACCGCTATTCGGCGGGACCAAGAAATATTGCTGCTACCACGcagtctttattttctatttgctttgaaaaa TATCGTACCAGTGAAAGTATGCGCTCTCCTTGCGGGCTATGTCGGAAGCCTCAATATGATGGATAGCTTCAAAGGTCGAGCAAAGAAGGACTGA